The genomic stretch GACACGCTGCGGCAGGCTCCGCATCAGCAAGGCGGGGAGGGCGCCCAGCGCTGTGGTCGCGAAACCCGCCGCTCCGCCGTAGAGCGCAAGCCGCAAGCCGGGTGCTGCATTGCCGGAAATCACTTGAGCAATGCTCTGCCCGAGCAGGACGATCACACCGAGCAGGGAAAGCGCCAGGCCAGTTGCCACCAGTTTGTGCTGCTGCGCATGCGTGCGCAGCAGCACAAACCATGAAGGCCTTGATGCAAGCCCGTTCAGTACGATCGTCTGGCTTCGGTCCATCTTCAATCCTGGTTCAGGTCATCATGCCCAGTGCTTTGGCAACACCGGCGCCATAGGCGGGATCGCACTTGGTGCAGTTCGTAATGTGGCGACGCTTGATTTCATCTGGCGCATCGCCCATGGCGCGGGCGGTGTTCTCGAACAGACGCTGTTGCTCGTCCGGTGTCATCAAGCGGAAGAGGGCGCGCGGCTGGCTGAAATAGTCGTCATCGTCCTCGCGGAAATTCCAGTGGTCGGCTGCGCCGTTGATTGCCAGCGGCGGCTCACGGAAATCCGGTTGTTCCTGCCACTCATTGTAGCTGTTCGGTTCATAGCCCAGCGTCGAACCATAGTTGCCATCGGTGCGCATCAGACCGTCGCGATGATAGCTGTGCGCCGGGCACCGGGCGGCGTTAACCGGAATGTGTCCGTGGTTGACCCCGAGGCGATATCGCTGGGTGTCGCCATAGGAAAACAGGCGGCCTTGCAGCATTCTGTCGGGCGAGAAGCCGATGCCAGGGACTACGTTGGCCGGATTGAAAGCCGCTTGCTCGACATCGGCGAAGTAGTTCTCCGGGTTGCGGTTGAACTCGATGACGCCCACCTCAATCAGCGGATAGTCCTTGTGCGGCCAGACCTTGGTGAGGTCGAAGGGATGGTAGGGCACTTTCTCGGCATCCGCCTCGGGCATGACCTGGATGCAGAGCGTCCACTTCGGGAAGTCGCCGCGCTCGATGGCCTCGTACAGGTCGCGCTGGTGCGTTTCGCGGCATTTGCCGACAGCGGCTTCGGCCTCGCCATCGGTCAGATTCCTGATCCCCTGCTGGGTACGCCAGTGGAACTTGACCCAGAATCGCTCGTTCTGCGCGTTGATGAGGCTGAAGGTGTGCGAACCGAATCCGTGCATGTGACGGTAGCTGGCCGGAATGCCGCGATCGGACATCACTACGGTGACCTGATGCAGGGCCTCGGGCAAGGAGGTCCAGAAGTCCCAGTTGTTGGATGCGCTGCGCAGGTTGGTGCGCGGGTCGCGCTTGACTGCGTGATTGAGATCCGGGAATTTCAGCGGGTCGCGGAGGAAGAAAACCGGGGTGTTGTTGCCGACCAGGTCCCAATTACCTTCTTCGGTGTAGAACTTGATCGCAAAGCCGCGAATATCCCGTTCGGCATCGGCTGCGCCGCGCTCGCCAGCCACCGTGGACATGCGGGAGAACAGGGGTGTCTGCTTGCCGATCTGGCTGAAGATTCTGGCGCGGGTGTACCGGGTAATATCGTTGGTGACGGTAAAGGTGCCGAAAGCCCCTGATCCCTTTGCATGCATGCGGCGCTCAGGAATGACCTCGCGGTCGAAGTGCGCCAGCTTTTCCAGGAACCAGACATCCTGGAGCAACTGCGGGCCGCGCGGTCCTGCGGTCATTACGTTCTGGTTATCCACCACCGGGCAGCCGGCAGCAGTCGTGAGTTTCTTGTTCATGTTAGCGCTCCAAATTTGCCTGTTGGCAATAAAAACCAGGTTCAACCTGTTCCTGGAGGCCGTCCTCTCAAGTTTCCGCCAATTCGAAAATGCTGAGGCTGGCCACCATTAGCTTCGAATGACTACGCACTGACGAAGTCTGGCCACATGTCAAATGGCTGCTTCTCCAGTTGCATCTGCCCCTTGTCGTCCTGCCAGATGTTGATCCATGCCTGCCAGTTCTCGTAGTCGATATCCGGGCAGTCGAGGCGGTAGTGACTGCAGCGGCTCTCTTTGCGCATGAGCGAGGCTTTAAGCTTCATCTCTGCAGTAATGATCATGTTTTCCGTTTCGTGCGCGAGGCGGAGTGCATGGAGATCGTCCGCCAGCAGCATCGGCACATGGTGTTCGCGCAGCTCTTCGACGTAAGCCAGCGCGCCCAGCATCATTCTTTCCTTTTTGATGTAGAGGACGAAGTTGGGGATCATGACGCCCTGCAATACTTGGGTTACCCAGGCAGGGCTGTATCCACGCTCGCGCTTGAGCGGTGCCAGAATCTCGGTGGTCACTTTCTCGATTTGCGCGCTTGATACCGTGACATTGCCCTTCAGTTTCAGGCTTTCCCTGGCCGCGGCTTCGCCCGCAATCGCGCCTTGTACTGCAGAGCCCGCCAAGGAGCCGCCAATCTGGGTGTAGATACCGCCTGACATGTAAGAGCCGAGGGCATCGCCCGCTGCGTAGAGGCCCGGAAGTGTTGAAAGCCCCTGCTCATTGACGGGCACAAGTCCTTCCGATTTATGGATCGCCATGCCGGCGCTGGATCCGCCCACCTGTTCGCCCCCCATCCCCGGAGGGCCTGCGTTCGGCGGTCCGGCAAACAGCCCCCTCAGCCCGCCCTGTTGGGGAGGGGGAGGTGGCTCGGTGTGACGAAACGCCTCGGGAACATAGGGGCCGCCATTTTCAGCAGGCGGGCTCTCATCCTGACCGGGCCCGGGTGGTCCCATCACGACGGGCCCACCCTGCGTATAGGCCTGATAGTTGAGGTCTACGCCCAAGTGGTGGTTGACCGTCACTTCAGTTGTTGAAGGCTTTTCTTCGACTTGCCCATGCCAGTTGTCGTAACTGGAGCCGGAGTTCTTTGCAGAACCCGGATGGCCGTCATTCCATTCCTTGCCGGTTACCTTGGCGCCCGCCTTATAGGCCATGATGGTGCCGTCATGGGTAAGGTCGGAAACCGGGAAGCCGTTAGGTTTGAACCCGCCTGAGCCGGTGCACAGAACGACGGATTTCGCCAGGTAGTGAATGATTCGCTCTTCATCCAGCATGAACCCGGATGCACCGACGATCCGCCCATCTTCTTTCAGCAGATGGGTAATCATGATTCGCTCATCGACGGCAATCCGGCGTTCGTTGATCGGCCGCATGAAGCTCTCGTGGTATATCGGAGAATCGAAGAATCCCCACGATTTCAATTCCTGCACCCGGTCATAGGAGTGCTCGGCAAGCTGACGGGTAAATACCGGGTTGTTGGTCTGTATCGCCGATTCCGAGACTCGGGCAACAAAGTCGTCAATACTCACCTTCGCATTCTTCTTGTCGTAGCTGAAGATGCCTTTGGCAAACGGTGTCAGGCCCGAGCTGCCCACACGTCCTTTCGAGACCATCAACACTTTTGCTCCGGCGTCGTGGGCTTTGACGGCAGCAAACAGACCCGCCATGCCTCCGCCGATCACAAGCACGTCGACTTCACGTTGTTCGTGCTTGAAATCTCCAGCGTCGATCCTGGGGGTGTTGATCTGAGCAGGGGCATCGAAATCCAGACTCGCAAGCGCCACGGCGCCCGCCAGGCCACCGGCTATACCCATGAACTGCCGACGCGACAAAGATAGCGTGCTCATCATTACCTCCAGGAAACCATGACCGGAATGGATTTTTCGGGTGTGATCTTGATTGCGCCTACGGGGCAGTAAAGCCTGCACAGGTGGCAGATCTGGCAGTCTTCCGGATAGAGAATTTCAGCCTTGTTCGTCTGCCTGTTCATCCGAATAACGTCCGTTGGGCAACTCTTGACACAGGCTTCGCATCCGATGCAGCCGGAGATTTGATGGATAGGCATACGTTTCTCCCTCTAGAACGCCAGCTGTTCAAAGTGAATGTTGTTTGATGGCACGCCGATCGCCCTGAGCTGCTTCACATTGGCGGCAATCATTCCCTCGGGGCCGCACAGATACACTGTCCAGTCAGCGTGCTTGCCCGGATCGATCGCGGCGCGGATTGCGGATTCGTCGATCACGCCTTGCCGGATATCGAGCCTGGCTTCTTCCATGTTCTCGGGTAGCTGGTTGCAGATCAGCTTCAGCGAGAAGTTGCGCATCGTTGAGGTGAGCGCTTGAAGCTCAGGGATCGCCACCATGCGCTCGAGACTCTGGTTGCCGTAAATCAGTCGCACAGGGCGCGTTTCATTTCTTTTCGCGAATTCGCGCAACAGGCCCAACAGGGGGGCGATACCGGCGCCGCCTGCGATCAGCGTGATCCCGGACGATACGTTGCTTTGATCCACGCTCATGGCTCCGTAGGGACCATCCACATACACCGTCTGGCCCGGGTGCAGGGTGTTCAGGCTGCTGGTGTAGTCGCCAAGCTCACGAATGATGAAAGAGAGTGTTCCCGTCTCCATCTCGCCACCCGCAATCGAGAACGGATGCTGTTCCAGATTGAATGGCGTATGCGAGGTGTTGATCCACACAAACTGCCCGGCTTCGAAGCTGACCTTCGACTGCGATTCAGACTGAATCGTCAGTTTCCAGTCGCAGTCACTGACCTTTGTTATTTCCCGGACTGCAAAAGGTTGTGAGCGGATGAGTCGCGGCTTGATCAGGTAGTTGTAGAGCACCAGCGTCATTGAAGCTGCGTACAGGCCCCACCACACCAGATTGAACTCCTGTTCATACTGACCGTGGCTCCCGACAGACGTAATGTGAAATGCCGCCAGCGTGGCAATCGCAATGAATCCGCACACATGCAGCAGACGCCAGGTTTCGTAACGGATATTGAGTCGGTTCTTGAAGACGGCCATCAATACCCATACGGCCATGGCCACCCAGGCGATGACACCGGTCAGCGTGTTGGGTGAGGTAATCATCGATGTTGCGCTGGTCATCAGATCGTCGGCAGACAACAGCGCTTTCGGCGCAACAATCAGGAGGGGATGGAGAAAGAAAAAGATCCCCAGCCATTTTCCGATCGTCTTGTGAGTAGAGATGCTCCAGTCAATGTTGGAGAACCACGACAGATTGCGAAGTCTTCCAGCCAGGGGAAACTGAATGAAGAAGGCCATCATGGCGATTACGTTGAGCGCGCTGAGTACATAACGATAGATATCGTGAAACTCGACGCCCTGGGCGCTGGCAATTACCCAGGGTGCGACCAGCATGACCGAATAGGTTAGGATCAGCTTCTGCTTTTCAGTCAGACGAAATGACACGCTTTCAAGGGGACGGGCATTTCGATCCAGCTCAAGGCTTGTTGCGTGCTTCATGACTGCTTCACCCGTTGCATTGATGTTGCGACCGAGAATATCAATGGCGGGGTTAAGCCCGGGTTAACGGCAGCAGGGAAGATCGAACAGCGCCGACAGGATTAAGGAGCCGCGCCGTAACCCTGTGTTAACCCCAGGGCTTGGTAGGATTGAGGCCTTGGTGGGCGCACGCCCGCTGCACGCGTTACTCGAGGAATCAATGGGGTCAGAGCACATACAACTTCTGCTTGTCGAGGACGATCTCGATCTGGCGACCGCGATCATCGACTACCTCTCACTGGAGGGGATCGAATGTGATCACGCGGCCAACGGACTGGCAGGGTTCAACCTCATCAAGCAGAACGTCTACGATGCGGTGATCCTGGATCTGAATCTCCCCAGGATGAGCGGTCTTCAGGTGTGTGAGCAACTGCGTGCTCAAGGTATTGATGTGCCGATACTGATGCTTACGGCGAAGGACACGCTTGACGACAAACTGACCGGTTTCTCGGTCGGTGCGGATGACTATCTGGTGAAGCCCTTTGCCATGGAAGAGCTCATCGTGCGTGCACAGGTCTTGTCCAAACGGAGAAGTGGTCAGGTCAGCAAACTGGCTGTTCATGACCTGGAGCTGGATTTGAAACAGCAAAAGGCGATGCGCCATGGTGCGATCCTGAAGTTGTCACCAATCGGTTTCAGAATTCTGGAAGTGCTGATGCGCGAAAGCCCCAATCCGGTATCACGTGAAAAGTTGATGCAAATCGTCTGGGGCGACGAACAGCCTGACAGCAACAGCCTGAAAGTGCATATGTTCAACCTGAGAAAGGCGGTTGATGGCGCGTCGGACTGCAAGTTGATTCATACCCTCGTTGGTCGAGGGTTTGTACTGCGGTCAGAAGAAGAGCCGACATGAAGATCCGTCCAAGCCTGAGACGCTACTTTCTTGGTTCGATCCTGGTCACCGGAATCGTGACGATAGCGGCAATGGCATATGTCAGCTATCACTTCTATTTCCTGGGCGTCGACTTTTCAATTTCCGATGTCATGAGAACCACTGCGCATCAGGCGGCCGTGTCTGATGGCAAGCCGCAAGAATTAAATGGTTTCACGGTTGCAACGCGCTGGGAGGATCTTCCTGCGGCCGTCCGAAGCCACCTTGACGAAAGCGAGATGGTTGACGAAAGGCTGCTCAAGTTTGTTGACGGTAATCCACTGTTCTCTCCTCCCAAGGCGCGTTATTTCGCGATCAGGCTCAACAGGGGAGGTGAGCAGCGTTATGTGTCATCCATGTTTGTGAGTGATTCACATACCTTGGATGCACCAAAGGACCCTCCCGATTTTCTGTATATATTTGCGATTGCCCTCGTGGCGATCAGCCTGTTTTCACTGGTCCCGGTACTGTTGCTGAAGAAGGTTGCGACGCCCATAGAGCGGCTGACAACATGGGCAAAGGATCTGGGTCGCGAAGCGCTGGATAAACCCGCCCCGAAGTTCCACTACAGTGAGTTGGACAGTCTGGCGCAGCTTGTCCTCTCGAGCCTGAGATCAGTACAGGAGAGCGTAGAACGGGAAAAACTCTTTCTCGGTTATGCGAGCCACGAGTTAAGAACTCCCATCGCGGTTACACGGGCCAACAGCGAGTTGCTTCGGAAAATGATTGATAAGGGGATCAGCAGTACGCGCCAACTGGAGGTGCTTGGGCGGATAGAGCGGGCAGGCCTGACCATGACGGATCTGACGGAAACCCTGCTGTGGCTAAATCGACACTCGGAGAAGTCCCTGCCAACGAGTCCGGTTGAGCTGGACGGATTGATTGAAAAGCTGGTCGAAGAGCTCTCCTACCTGCTTTCGGGAAAAACGGTAGACGTTGCGATCAGGTGTGAACCCACCGTCCTTGCCTTGCCTGAGGCGCTTTGCCGGATCGTCATTTCCAATCTGATCCGCAATGCATTTCAGTACACCTGGTCGGGCAGAGTGGACATCAGTCTGACTGGGAAGAAACTTGAGATTCTGAACATCAACGAGGCAGATGAAGAACGGAATGACGAGCTTGGCTTCGGACTGGGCCTGGAGCTTACCGAGCGTCTTGTTGATCGGCAGGGGTGGGGTTACTCCAATAAGGAGACTGGCGCTGGGCGTCATGTGGTCATTGAATTCGACGTGAAGTAAGCTCGCCTCGCGTTCTTTGGTCATGTTGAATGGGGCGCCGCCTGCGCATGAGACAGCCAAGACCCATCAACCCCAGAAGCACCAGCGCACGGCTGTCGGGTTCCGGGACGGTGCTGTACATCAGGCTTTGAATCCAGTCCGAGTGCAAATAGACCGGGACGTAACCAGTGAGCTCCCCAAAGGAAGAATTGAGCGAATTGTCTACGTCCCCCCAGGGCGACCAAAAGGTTAATCCGTAAGAATTAACGGACGCGATCAGACCATCGACGAAGCCTGCTCCGCCCGAGTCACCTGGCGCGTGGGCAGCTTCACGCGCGCCGAGTCCCGTGTCGCAAAATATGGACCCTGCCGCTCCCGCCATGTTGCTGGCCATTGCGATGAGGCAGTTCGAATCGTTCTGAGTCAAACCACTGTCAAAGTCTGCCACCCACGAGTGCTCTATCTGCGTTCCAGGATAGCCAAGCACGTTTGCCCATTGATCGCCGAATATATCGTCGCCAAGCCTGTAATCATAGGTATTTTCGCCAGTGCGCAAGCGTGCAGAAAGGTTATTGGAGCCTGTTGCTCCGTCGCCAAGACGGCCGTACCCGGTGACCACAAAATCCTTTCCCGCGAGGTCAGGGTCGGTGTAAAGGCCGTAGGATGTCGTCCACGCCGGCGCGCTATCCGATAATCGCAGGACGGCGATATCATTCTGATCGATGACGCGACCCGAATACTCAGAGTGGACGAAGTAGTCAGATACGGCCACCACACTTACACCTGCGGCAGGCACCGCACCGGTCTGAATGCGGGTGTCCGCAGCCAATCCAGCATCAGGCTGAAAGAGGACCATTGTCGATAATGGGTTCGCAGCGCCTGCGCCATGAGAAACACAGTGCGCCGCGGTGAGTATGGAGCGCCGGTCGCTGAGCAGCGAGCCCGAGCACCCGTAAGAGCCTTCTGCGCCGTAGTTCATCACCAGACTGACTGCACCATTGTATGTGGGGTAGATCGGGTGATAGATCGAATCTCCGGTGGGGTCACTGGAATTTCCAGTGCTTGTCACACCGATCAGCAGGCTTTGCGCGATCCAGGAGAAACCTTCATATGTGCCGGAGATTGTCGTGGCGCAAACAGGCCCTGCACCAAGACAGAAAAAGGCGGTCGTTGCGGCCGCCAGGGTACTGCGAACAATCGCCTTCATTTTGTCCTCACAAACGATTTCACATCTGAGATGAAACAAGGTTCGCGATGAACACGAGGCGCCGCGTTCAAGTCACGTTGTGTCATTACGTTATTGACTGAGTTCAGGTCTTGAGCAAGCCAGCCCTCATGCGCTGCGCAGATCTCTGTCTGGACGGCATGATCTTGGTGCGGGTGAGGGCCGTCAATAATGCTCAAGGACTAGTGTGGTCGTGCCCGGTGCGCGAAGCGGGTGCGACGAGATCGATTTAGGAGGGCGCATTTCGGTATGGCGGCAGCTTGGTGAATCGCGCCGTCAGCGCGTTGTGCCCTTCCTCGGTTGCGGCGATCTGCTACCGCGTCTCCTCGATCTGAATCGCATGGCGAATGAGGTCGCGGCCGCTCTTGATGCGGAGTTTCGTCTTGAGGCTTGCGAGCTGGGTTTCGATGGTATTGATGCTGCGATTCTGAATTTGCGCGATTTCGAGGGTGCTGAAGCCCAGTCCGAGCAAATGCAGCACTTCGGATTCCCGTTCGCTGATACGAGGGGCCGAGGTAGCGCGGGTGCTGCCTGAGTCGAGTAAACGATGGGCGATGCTGCTTTGCATCGCTGAGATAGGGCAGGCCACCGAGTATCCGGTTGACGGCCCGAAGGATGTTGGGCGTACCTTCCTGTTTCATGAGGTAGCCATTCGCGCCGCAGCGCAGTGCATGTTCCGCGAACTCCGATTCTTCATGCATGCTGATGACCAGAATTCAGATATCGGCAGACTGGTGGCGAATGGAGGCAATCAGATCGAGACCGGAGTCTCTGTTGAGAGACATGTCGACGATCGCGAGGTCATGCCTGTGCGTGCAGGTACGGGTCATCGCGTCCGCAGCATTTTCAGCCATGCAACAGACGAACAGATTGCTTTGCTGGTTGAGAAACATCGCCATCCCTTCACGCACAATCGGATGGTCATCAACAATCAGAATTCGGGCGTTTTCCGGAGCCGACTGCAGGCATTGAGTCATGGGTTCCGGCTCTTCTTTGGTACCACGGCAGTAATGATCGTGCCCCTGCACGGGTGGCTGCTTACTTTCAGCATTCCGTCGAGGATGTCCGCACGATAGTGGGCATTACGCAATCCCATGCCGTCGCCGTGACTGACAGCTGCCAGATCGAAGCCCGACCCGTTGTCCTGAATCAACAACCGGTAGGTGCTTTCCGTTTCGTCCAGCCTGAGCAGGATGTGACTCGCGTTTCCGTGACGGAGCGCGTTATTGACGGCCTCTTGTGCGATCCGGTAAAGGTTGATTGCAACAAGCGGGTCGTCAACCGCAACAGGCGCGTTGGCCCGGAACTCGCAGGCCACGTTTCTCAGCTGGCAGGTCGTGTCGGCCAGTTGCTCAAGTGCGGCATTCAGTCCGGCAGTTTCAAGGATGGCTGGATACAGGCCCCTCGACACTGCGCGGGCCATGTCGTTTGCCTGGTTGATGAGATCGACAATGCGTAACGCGTGGCTGGCTTCAGGGTGATTCTGCGCTTCAAGTCTTTGCTGGAGCGTTGCACCGAACAAGGCAATACTGGTCAGGTGTTGTCCCAGACCGTCGTGCAGATTGCGGCCAAGCATGCGTTGCTGGTGCTCCTCGGCGCGGATCAGTTCGCCCTCGAGGTGGCGGCGCCTGGCCACTTCCATGTCTAGTGCATGATTCATCGCAGCCACCTGGCTGCTTCGCTTCCGCACCTTGTTCGCGAGCGTTTCGTACAAACGCACCAGTCTGTCCTTGTGGAGTCGGTGCTCGAGGGCAAGTGTTGCGAGGACAAGCCCGGTAATGCCTATCGTCACGGTAAAAGCCTCCCAGTGCGCAATGCCTGTTGCTGCGGAGTCCGCTGCGAAGGAACGCGTCCCCCGTGTTGCAGCGGACATGGCAAGGAGGGCGATGACCTGTATCAACACGCTTGCGCAGCTAAGGTCGATACGCAGCCTGTACCGAAAGACGAATGGAAACGCGGCGAGGCTTGCAGGGGCTGCTGCGCAAAGCCATGGGCGATGCGACTGCGATACGTCAGGATCGGTTCCATGCCATCAGTGCTCGGTCGGAGTGCCTGCGTCGGTCATAACATTGTCAACGTGGTCGTCGTGAGTCGCGCGCAAGGCACTGCTCAGGTGGCATACTCCTCGGCTGTGTCAGGTGCGTCAATAATGCTCAAGGACTAGCAAGGACGCGGCGCAGCGGCCGTTTTGGTGCGCGTTGTCGATGGTTCTGCTCGAGAGCAGGCGCTATCCCCGGCAATCGATTGCTGGACCAAACTTTGCTTGAGTCGGTCGTCTTCACTTGGTGACATTCATCATGAAATTTCTGCTCGTCGACGATCATGCGTTGTTCCGCCATGGCTTGCGTGAGTTGTTGTCCCGGCTTGCCGGAAACCATGTCTTCGTTGAGGCGGAGAATTGCGCGGTAGCCTTGGCCGAGGTGAGTGCTCACCCGGATATCGATCTCATCCTGCTGGACCTGGCTTTACCCGATCTGAACGGGCTGGATGGCCTGGTGCGGCTGCGGGAGCTGTGCCCGACGACCCCTGTAGTGCTGCTGTCGGCCAACGAGAATTCGCACATCATTGTCGATGGCCTGCGTCGCGGTGCGCAGGGGTTTATCCCGAAGTCCTCGAGCATTGAGGAGATGACAGCAGCGTTGAAGCAGGTTCTTGCGGGAGAGATCTACGTGCCGATGATCGGCATGGTGGGGCGGGCCGAACCGCCGGACGAGAATCGCACGCTTACGGTGCGGCAACGCGAGGTATTGGCGCTGCTGGTGAAGAACCTGTCGAACAAGGAAATTGCCGACGCCCTGGGCATGCGCGTGAACACCGTGCGGGTGCATGTGGCGGCCATTCTCAAGATTCTCGATGTCGAGAACCGTAACGATGCGGCACGCGTTGCGCTCGGCATGGGAGTGGCAAATGGTGGCTGACGCATCGGTGGCGCAGGGCTTTCAGGCCCGGATTCACGACGAGCAGATCGAGTTGCTGTTCCGATATACGCCTCTCGCGCAGATGACGAACCTGACTGTGGCGACGGTGCTGGTCGGCTTCCTCTGGCGCGTCATCGATCCGGACATCCTGCTGGGCTGGTGGGCAGCCGTTGCCGTCGTCGTGCTGTTCCGCCTGGGGCTGACGATCGCCTATCGGCGCCGCGCTGCCGGCACGCGGATTGCATGGCATACGCTGATGACCGCAGGCGCCGTTTTGTCCGGTGTGACATGGGGAGCGGCGGGCGTGCTGTTCTTTGTACCTGAGTCGGCGGTCACGCTCGTCTTTCTGACGATCATTCTGGCAGGCATGTCGGCGGGCACGATTGCATCCCACTCATCGTGGCCGCCGGCGCAGTTTTCCTATGCCATTCTGACCATGACACCCATCGCGGTGTGTTATCTGCTTGAAGGCAGCGAGCTCTGGATCCTCGGGCTGATGTGTCTGATTTATCTTGTCAATGTGCTTGCCTTCGCGCGCCAGCTCAGCCGGACGCTGCTTGAGTCCATGCGCTTGCGGCTGGAGAATCAGGAACTGGTGCAACAGTTGCGCGAGGAGATGTCGGCTGCGGAAGTGGCACGTGCGCGTGCAGAGGACGCGAACCTGGCCAAGTCGAAATTTCTTGCAGCGGCCAGCCACGATTTGCGCCAGCCGCTGCAGGCCATGAACCTGTTCATCGAGGCGCTGCGCACCGAGAAGGACCCCGTGCGCGCTGAGCGGGCGCGCGTTGCCCTGGGCGATTCGGCGCAGGCGCTGGAGGGCTTGCTCAATGATCTGCTCGACATCTCCAGGCTGGAGGCGGGATTGTTCAGCCCAAGAATCCGGATAATTTCGCTGCAGGCGCTATTCGATGGACTGCAGCGTGAGCTGCAGCCACTGGCTGAAGAGAAAGGGATCGAGCTGGGCTTCGTCAGGACGCGCCTCAAGGTTGCGAGTGATCCCAGCATGCTGGGCCGCATCCTGCGCAACATCATCACCAATGCCATCCGTTACACGGAGCAGGGCGCAGTGCTCGTGGGCTGCCGCCGCAAAGGTGATCAGGTCGCAATTGCGCTTTGCGACACGGGCCCCGGAATCGAGCCTGAGTTTCACAAAGCCATCTTCCGCGAGTTCTATCAACTGGGAAATCCCGAGCGTGACCGCCAGAAAGGGCTGGGGCTGGGGCTCGCAATTGTCGACGGATTGTGTCGCATCCTCGATCATCCCCTTGAGCTCAAGTCCAGGGTGGGGCATGGCTCCACCTTCTCGGTTCACGTTCCGAGTGCCGCAGGGGATTTGCCCTGCCTCGATGACACCGAGGAGACAGCGTCCTCTGGCTTGCGCGGCTTCGCCGTTGTGGTGGTCGATGACGACCTGGCCATTCGCGAGGCCTTGGCTGAGGTTCTCTGCGGCTGGGGCTGCCACGTACTGACCGCCGAGAGCGCAGGGGATGCGCTTTCGCAGCTGGCCGACGCCGCCTTCTCGCCAGACGCGATCATTGCTGACTACCGGTTGCGCGAGGGGCGCTCCGGGACCGAGGCCA from Parazoarcus communis encodes the following:
- a CDS encoding trypsin-like serine protease; translated protein: MKAIVRSTLAAATTAFFCLGAGPVCATTISGTYEGFSWIAQSLLIGVTSTGNSSDPTGDSIYHPIYPTYNGAVSLVMNYGAEGSYGCSGSLLSDRRSILTAAHCVSHGAGAANPLSTMVLFQPDAGLAADTRIQTGAVPAAGVSVVAVSDYFVHSEYSGRVIDQNDIAVLRLSDSAPAWTTSYGLYTDPDLAGKDFVVTGYGRLGDGATGSNNLSARLRTGENTYDYRLGDDIFGDQWANVLGYPGTQIEHSWVADFDSGLTQNDSNCLIAMASNMAGAAGSIFCDTGLGAREAAHAPGDSGGAGFVDGLIASVNSYGLTFWSPWGDVDNSLNSSFGELTGYVPVYLHSDWIQSLMYSTVPEPDSRALVLLGLMGLGCLMRRRRPIQHDQRTRGELTSRRIQ
- a CDS encoding sensor histidine kinase, translated to MNHALDMEVARRRHLEGELIRAEEHQQRMLGRNLHDGLGQHLTSIALFGATLQQRLEAQNHPEASHALRIVDLINQANDMARAVSRGLYPAILETAGLNAALEQLADTTCQLRNVACEFRANAPVAVDDPLVAINLYRIAQEAVNNALRHGNASHILLRLDETESTYRLLIQDNGSGFDLAAVSHGDGMGLRNAHYRADILDGMLKVSSHPCRGTIITAVVPKKSRNP
- a CDS encoding response regulator transcription factor, with the protein product MQSSIAHRLLDSGSTRATSAPRISERESEVLHLLGLGFSTLEIAQIQNRSINTIETQLASLKTKLRIKSGRDLIRHAIQIEETR
- a CDS encoding response regulator yields the protein MKFLLVDDHALFRHGLRELLSRLAGNHVFVEAENCAVALAEVSAHPDIDLILLDLALPDLNGLDGLVRLRELCPTTPVVLLSANENSHIIVDGLRRGAQGFIPKSSSIEEMTAALKQVLAGEIYVPMIGMVGRAEPPDENRTLTVRQREVLALLVKNLSNKEIADALGMRVNTVRVHVAAILKILDVENRNDAARVALGMGVANGG
- a CDS encoding response regulator transcription factor, with product MTQCLQSAPENARILIVDDHPIVREGMAMFLNQQSNLFVCCMAENAADAMTRTCTHRHDLAIVDMSLNRDSGLDLIASIRHQSADI
- a CDS encoding hybrid sensor histidine kinase/response regulator, which encodes MVADASVAQGFQARIHDEQIELLFRYTPLAQMTNLTVATVLVGFLWRVIDPDILLGWWAAVAVVVLFRLGLTIAYRRRAAGTRIAWHTLMTAGAVLSGVTWGAAGVLFFVPESAVTLVFLTIILAGMSAGTIASHSSWPPAQFSYAILTMTPIAVCYLLEGSELWILGLMCLIYLVNVLAFARQLSRTLLESMRLRLENQELVQQLREEMSAAEVARARAEDANLAKSKFLAAASHDLRQPLQAMNLFIEALRTEKDPVRAERARVALGDSAQALEGLLNDLLDISRLEAGLFSPRIRIISLQALFDGLQRELQPLAEEKGIELGFVRTRLKVASDPSMLGRILRNIITNAIRYTEQGAVLVGCRRKGDQVAIALCDTGPGIEPEFHKAIFREFYQLGNPERDRQKGLGLGLAIVDGLCRILDHPLELKSRVGHGSTFSVHVPSAAGDLPCLDDTEETASSGLRGFAVVVVDDDLAIREALAEVLCGWGCHVLTAESAGDALSQLADAAFSPDAIIADYRLREGRSGTEAIAGIRRALGRDVPAAILTGDTAPERLREASASGLLLLHKPVQPSRLRAVLSRWHAEAVGALHELA